In a genomic window of Thermosynechococcus sp. CL-1:
- the pseC gene encoding UDP-4-amino-4,6-dideoxy-N-acetyl-beta-L-altrosamine transaminase: protein MGTIPYGRQDITPEDIAAVVDVLQSDWLTQGPKVPEFEAALASCCGAQYAVAVSSATAALHLACIAAGLQGGDRLWTSPITFVASANCGLYCGATVDFVDIDPHTYNLSVSALADKLAMAKKQGTLPKVVIPVHLAGQSCEMAALAELAQTYGFTLIEDASHALGGQYRGRPIGCCEFSTMAVFSFHPVKIITTGEGGAVLTNDPDLYQCLIRLRSHGITRDPQQMVSDSHGPWYYQQLELGFNYRMTDLQAALGLRQLQRLDLFVERRRFLAQRYHQYLADLPLTLPFQHPDTRSSWHLYIIRLKRDQIQTSHREVFEALRALGIGVNLHYIPVHTQPYYQQLGFQWGDFPNAEAYYQEAISLPLYYGLTLAQQDQVIQALKQVLA from the coding sequence ATGGGCACAATTCCCTACGGTCGCCAAGACATTACGCCAGAGGATATTGCGGCTGTCGTTGACGTCCTGCAATCGGACTGGCTGACCCAAGGCCCCAAGGTTCCCGAGTTTGAAGCAGCACTGGCCAGTTGTTGTGGTGCTCAGTATGCCGTCGCTGTTAGTAGTGCCACAGCGGCACTTCATTTAGCTTGTATTGCAGCGGGGCTACAGGGGGGCGATCGCCTGTGGACATCGCCGATTACTTTTGTGGCCTCCGCCAATTGTGGCCTTTACTGTGGTGCCACGGTGGATTTTGTTGATATTGACCCCCACACCTATAACCTGAGTGTTTCTGCCCTTGCCGACAAGCTAGCAATGGCCAAAAAGCAAGGGACGCTTCCCAAGGTCGTCATTCCTGTTCATTTGGCAGGGCAATCCTGTGAGATGGCTGCCCTTGCTGAACTTGCACAGACCTATGGCTTTACCCTCATCGAAGATGCCTCCCATGCCCTTGGGGGTCAGTACCGTGGCCGGCCCATTGGCTGCTGTGAATTCTCGACGATGGCGGTTTTTAGCTTTCATCCCGTCAAGATTATCACCACGGGTGAAGGCGGTGCCGTTCTCACCAATGATCCAGACCTCTACCAGTGCCTTATCCGTCTGCGCAGCCATGGCATTACCCGCGATCCCCAACAAATGGTGAGCGACTCCCACGGCCCTTGGTACTACCAACAACTGGAACTGGGCTTTAACTACCGCATGACCGACCTCCAAGCCGCCCTCGGCCTACGGCAACTGCAACGCCTCGATCTATTTGTCGAGCGGCGGCGTTTTTTAGCCCAACGCTACCATCAATACCTTGCTGATTTGCCCCTCACGCTCCCCTTTCAGCATCCTGACACCCGCTCCAGTTGGCATCTGTACATCATTCGCCTGAAGCGAGACCAGATTCAAACTTCCCATCGCGAAGTCTTTGAAGCCCTGCGCGCCCTTGGGATTGGGGTGAATCTGCACTATATTCCTGTACATACCCAACCCTACTATCAGCAATTGGGCTTTCAATGGGGAGACTTTCCCAACGCCGAAGCCTACTACCAAGAAGCGATTAGCTTGCCACTGTATTATGGACTGACCCTTGCTCAACAGGATCAAGTGATTCAGGCACTCAAGCAAGTCTTGGCTTAA
- the yidD gene encoding membrane protein insertion efficiency factor YidD, which yields MGNWLSKGLIFLIRAYQHWISPLFLPTCRYTPTCSAYAVEAIARFGAVKGTYLAIRRILRCHPFAAGGYDPVPDPHDDSVPPSSPC from the coding sequence GTGGGTAACTGGCTCAGTAAAGGACTGATCTTTTTGATTCGCGCTTATCAGCATTGGATTTCGCCCTTATTTTTGCCCACCTGTCGCTATACGCCCACTTGTTCTGCCTATGCGGTTGAGGCGATCGCCCGATTTGGAGCAGTCAAGGGAACCTATTTAGCCATTCGTCGTATTTTGCGCTGCCACCCCTTTGCTGCCGGCGGCTATGACCCTGTACCCGATCCCCACGATGACTCTGTGCCCCCCTCTTCCCCTTGTTAG
- the cobM gene encoding precorrin-4 C(11)-methyltransferase: protein MLKRQTSAGVYFVGAGPGDPELLTLKGQRLIQEADVIFYADSLVPTGILQFAPPSATCIPTAAMTLEEMIPLMVEAVQAGKKVVRLQSGDPSLYSAIHEQIARLAEAGITVEVVPGISAYQLAAARLNAELTLPELVQTIILTRASGRTRVPATEELASLAAHKASLCLYLSANCVHRAQRDLLQHYPPETPVAVGYRLGWPDEQLWLVPLAEMASFSQQQHLTRTTLYLISPALAVQHQGHGSLRSCLYSPEHHHLFRPH, encoded by the coding sequence GTGCTAAAAAGACAGACCTCGGCTGGGGTTTATTTTGTCGGTGCTGGCCCCGGTGATCCAGAATTACTCACCCTCAAGGGACAACGGCTGATTCAAGAGGCCGATGTGATTTTCTATGCCGATTCTCTTGTGCCGACGGGGATTTTGCAGTTTGCACCGCCGAGTGCCACCTGTATTCCCACAGCCGCAATGACTCTTGAAGAAATGATTCCGCTGATGGTTGAAGCAGTCCAAGCGGGTAAAAAAGTGGTACGGTTGCAATCGGGAGACCCTAGCCTCTACAGTGCCATTCACGAGCAGATTGCCCGCCTCGCCGAAGCAGGCATTACCGTTGAAGTTGTCCCCGGCATCAGTGCCTATCAATTGGCCGCCGCCCGCCTCAATGCCGAACTCACCCTACCCGAATTGGTACAGACAATTATCCTCACCCGTGCCAGTGGCCGTACACGCGTCCCAGCAACAGAAGAATTGGCCAGTCTAGCCGCCCACAAAGCCAGCCTTTGCCTCTACCTGAGTGCGAATTGTGTCCACCGTGCCCAGCGAGATTTGCTTCAGCACTATCCGCCCGAAACCCCAGTTGCTGTGGGCTACCGCTTGGGATGGCCCGATGAGCAGTTGTGGCTGGTTCCCTTGGCTGAAATGGCATCATTCAGTCAGCAGCAGCACTTGACGCGCACCACCCTTTACCTGATCAGTCCAGCACTGGCAGTACAACATCAAGGCCATGGCTCATTGCGCTCGTGCCTCTATAGTCCAGAACACCATCACCTGTTTCGTCCCCATTAG
- a CDS encoding DJ-1/PfpI family protein yields MSGKRILMLVGDYVEDYEVMVPFQALQMVGHTVHAVCPDKVAGDIVRTAVHDFEGDQTYSEKRGHNFTLNATFAEIDPVTYDALVVPGGRAPEYLRLNPRVLEITKHFGETQKPIAAICHGLQLLAAAGVLAGKTCTAYPACGPEVVSAGGNFTSVAVDAVVVDGNLVTAPAWPAHPQWLATFLEILGTTISHRPLAAV; encoded by the coding sequence ATGAGCGGCAAACGGATTCTCATGCTTGTGGGTGACTATGTGGAAGATTACGAAGTGATGGTGCCCTTCCAAGCCCTCCAAATGGTGGGTCATACCGTGCATGCTGTCTGCCCTGATAAAGTCGCTGGGGACATTGTTCGCACGGCAGTTCACGATTTTGAGGGGGATCAAACCTATAGTGAAAAGCGGGGACATAACTTTACCCTCAATGCCACCTTTGCAGAGATTGACCCCGTTACCTACGATGCACTAGTGGTGCCGGGGGGTCGTGCCCCAGAGTATTTGCGCCTCAATCCACGGGTACTGGAAATCACCAAGCACTTCGGCGAGACCCAAAAACCGATTGCAGCCATTTGTCACGGCCTCCAACTGTTGGCGGCAGCAGGCGTTCTTGCGGGCAAAACCTGTACGGCCTATCCGGCCTGTGGCCCTGAGGTCGTGAGTGCTGGGGGTAACTTTACCAGTGTGGCAGTGGATGCAGTCGTAGTGGATGGCAATCTGGTCACGGCGCCCGCTTGGCCTGCCCATCCCCAGTGGTTGGCGACATTTTTAGAGATTTTGGGAACAACGATTAGCCACCGACCCTTGGCAGCAGTGTAG
- a CDS encoding ABC transporter ATP-binding protein produces the protein MTAATRSTDWQLLQRLIPYLKPYRWGLVGSGLLLIPLAAAAALQPIIIGQAIAFLKGEESTYSFLKPLTLTQGIDLLSIALLITVVLRFGVQAVQGYWIQKIGQNITADIRHDLFDHVLRLSSRFFDRTPVGKLITRLTSDVDALGDVFATGAVGVLSDVFSMLVVVLTMFFIDRLLATLLLALVLPITALIIYFQHRYRVANYKSREELSLLNADLQENIVGITVVQLFRREAFNSQLFRRRNQRYIKEVDRTIFYDSAVSATLEWIAFVAIAGVLWLGGALVEQRTIDFGTLATFILFSQRVFDPLRQLAEKFTTVQAGLTAIERIHDLLSEPIEIQDPDRTFLRLPKPENTAAAVEFRDVWLAYKDDDYVLKQLSFQIHAGEKVAIVGPTGAGKSSIIRLLCRLYDPTRGEVLVSGRNVRDFTQAELRQHIGVILQDSFLFSGDVKSNIALGDNYTLAEIQRVAAEMNIADFIEQLPQGYDTPLRQRGTNLSAGQRQLLAFARVAIRNPEILILDEATANLDVGTEAMIQEALNRLLVNRTAIIIAHRLATIRHVNRIFVLKRGQLVEQGTHSELLARNGVYAHLYRLQALAEEAAPKQDASPLA, from the coding sequence ATGACAGCGGCAACACGTTCCACGGATTGGCAACTTTTGCAACGACTGATTCCTTACCTCAAGCCCTATCGCTGGGGACTGGTGGGAAGTGGCTTGCTCTTGATTCCCTTGGCGGCAGCAGCAGCATTACAACCGATCATCATTGGTCAGGCGATCGCCTTCCTCAAGGGGGAAGAGAGTACCTATAGCTTTTTGAAACCTTTGACCCTGACCCAAGGGATTGATCTACTGAGCATTGCACTGCTGATTACCGTGGTGCTGCGTTTTGGGGTGCAGGCGGTGCAGGGGTACTGGATTCAAAAAATTGGCCAAAACATTACTGCCGATATTCGCCATGACTTATTTGACCACGTGCTCCGGTTATCGTCGCGCTTTTTTGACCGCACCCCCGTCGGTAAGCTCATTACCCGCTTGACCAGTGATGTGGATGCTCTGGGGGATGTGTTTGCCACTGGCGCCGTCGGGGTTCTCAGCGATGTCTTCTCAATGCTGGTGGTCGTCCTGACGATGTTTTTCATTGACCGCCTCCTAGCAACGCTGCTGCTGGCCTTGGTACTGCCCATCACCGCCCTGATTATCTATTTTCAACATCGCTACCGCGTGGCCAACTACAAATCCCGCGAGGAGCTGTCGCTACTGAATGCCGATCTTCAGGAAAACATCGTTGGCATTACCGTGGTGCAACTGTTTCGCCGTGAGGCCTTTAATAGCCAACTGTTTCGGCGGCGCAATCAACGCTACATCAAAGAGGTGGATCGGACGATTTTCTACGATTCGGCAGTATCAGCAACGTTGGAGTGGATTGCCTTTGTGGCGATCGCGGGGGTTCTCTGGCTGGGCGGTGCCTTGGTGGAGCAGCGCACGATTGACTTTGGCACTTTGGCCACGTTTATTCTCTTTTCCCAGCGCGTTTTTGATCCGTTGCGGCAGTTGGCGGAGAAATTTACCACGGTGCAAGCGGGCTTAACGGCCATTGAGCGCATCCATGATCTGCTCTCAGAACCGATTGAAATTCAGGATCCCGATCGCACCTTTTTGCGTTTGCCCAAGCCAGAAAATACAGCCGCTGCCGTTGAGTTTCGCGATGTCTGGCTGGCCTACAAAGACGATGACTATGTCCTCAAGCAACTTTCCTTTCAGATCCATGCTGGCGAAAAGGTGGCGATTGTTGGCCCTACGGGTGCAGGCAAAAGTTCAATTATTCGCTTGCTCTGTCGCCTCTATGATCCAACGCGCGGTGAAGTCCTTGTTAGTGGTCGCAATGTTCGCGACTTTACCCAAGCAGAACTGCGGCAGCACATTGGCGTGATTTTGCAGGATAGCTTTCTCTTTTCCGGCGATGTCAAAAGCAACATTGCCCTTGGCGACAACTACACCCTTGCCGAAATTCAGCGGGTGGCCGCCGAAATGAACATTGCCGACTTCATTGAGCAGTTGCCCCAAGGCTATGACACTCCCCTGCGGCAGCGGGGCACGAATCTATCAGCGGGACAGCGACAACTTTTGGCCTTTGCGCGGGTGGCGATCCGCAATCCAGAAATCCTTATCCTTGATGAGGCAACCGCCAATTTGGATGTGGGCACGGAGGCAATGATTCAGGAGGCCTTGAACCGCCTGTTGGTGAATCGAACCGCCATTATTATTGCCCACCGCCTCGCCACGATTCGCCATGTGAATCGCATTTTTGTGCTCAAACGGGGACAACTAGTGGAGCAGGGCACCCACAGTGAACTCTTGGCTCGCAACGGGGTGTATGCCCATCTCTACCGATTGCAAGCACTCGCTGAAGAAGCAGCCCCTAAGCAGGATGCCTCGCCCCTTGCCTAA
- a CDS encoding MFS transporter, which yields MVCQKGSALRFVVLLGVVSLCADATYEGARSLTGVYLGVLGASGTVVGLVAGLGEFIGYGLRLGIGYLSDRTRAYWRITTLGYAINTLAVPLMALAHRWEVLAGLMIAERTGKAIRTPPRDVLLSYGARQVGRGFGFGLHEAMDQIGAVVGPLMVAGVFALTQHYQWSFAVLAIPALMGLVVLLVTQWRYPEPRDFETVVQDLDTKRLPTLFWIYLLAVAFLGAGYVDFPLIAFHLQQGDSLQTSQIPLLYALAMGVDAVAALLFGYLLDRIGIMALILAVVLSVGFAPLVFLSSAVIWGMVLWGIGMGAQESIVRAIVANLVPPERRGSAYGIFSTGYGLAWFLGSLLMGVLYDRSLGLLVLVSVVLQLLGLPLLLWIRQGARHPA from the coding sequence ATGGTTTGCCAGAAAGGCTCCGCCCTCAGGTTTGTCGTGCTCCTAGGGGTGGTTTCCCTCTGTGCCGATGCCACCTATGAAGGCGCCCGCAGCCTTACGGGGGTCTATTTAGGAGTATTGGGTGCCAGTGGTACTGTTGTCGGCCTCGTAGCGGGTTTGGGGGAATTCATCGGCTATGGTCTACGCCTTGGGATTGGCTATCTCAGCGATCGCACCCGTGCCTATTGGCGCATTACCACCCTTGGTTATGCCATCAATACCTTGGCTGTGCCCCTCATGGCCTTGGCCCATCGTTGGGAAGTCCTAGCGGGATTGATGATTGCTGAGCGCACCGGTAAAGCGATTCGTACACCCCCCCGCGATGTGTTGCTTTCCTACGGTGCTCGTCAAGTGGGTCGCGGCTTTGGCTTTGGTCTCCATGAGGCGATGGATCAAATTGGTGCCGTTGTTGGGCCGCTGATGGTGGCCGGCGTCTTTGCCCTCACCCAGCACTATCAATGGAGTTTTGCCGTCCTCGCCATCCCTGCCCTGATGGGGCTGGTCGTTTTATTGGTGACGCAGTGGCGGTACCCAGAGCCACGGGACTTTGAAACGGTGGTGCAGGATCTGGATACCAAAAGACTACCAACACTGTTTTGGATTTATCTATTGGCCGTGGCCTTTCTGGGCGCCGGTTATGTGGATTTCCCCTTGATTGCCTTTCATTTACAGCAGGGGGATAGTCTGCAAACGAGTCAAATTCCGCTGCTCTACGCCTTGGCGATGGGGGTTGATGCCGTGGCTGCCCTGCTCTTTGGGTACTTACTGGATCGCATTGGCATCATGGCCTTGATCCTTGCGGTTGTGCTGTCGGTAGGCTTTGCTCCCTTGGTCTTCCTCAGTTCTGCGGTGATTTGGGGCATGGTGCTGTGGGGCATTGGCATGGGTGCCCAAGAATCCATTGTGCGGGCGATCGTCGCCAACCTCGTCCCCCCAGAGCGGCGGGGGTCAGCCTATGGCATCTTCAGCACTGGTTATGGCTTAGCGTGGTTTCTCGGCAGTTTGCTCATGGGAGTGCTCTACGATCGCTCCTTGGGGTTGTTGGTACTGGTGTCAGTGGTGCTGCAACTGCTGGGGCTGCCGCTGTTATTGTGGATTAGGCAAGGGGCGAGGCATCCTGCTTAG
- a CDS encoding AEC family transporter: MVGALSAASPLVIWTSLGFICGRWLPAVIPQWLGRSLYWVGVPIQIFALVRQTNFAGLIWLAPLLAFVALIVGYILAQGLYYWQQRYFQPQWLQYTPPFLTSTVPEGESRRFQGSYLIASILGNTGFVGLGVTIPLLSATALPWAAFYAITQNALGTYGLGSFLGQYYGKGNDQPWWRALGVIPTVPTLWASMAGFATHDLSLPDAIERLCEIDIHLVIPFAFVLTGIRLSRLPGWQSFRMGLLPMLVKTLLLPLTMMAIAYGLGLRGDTLLAIAIMTGTPTAFAALILAEEYELNTELPPAVIALSTLSFVVVLPLWVFLCRQVLT; the protein is encoded by the coding sequence ATGGTGGGTGCACTCAGCGCAGCTAGTCCCTTAGTCATTTGGACAAGTCTGGGGTTCATCTGTGGCCGTTGGTTGCCAGCAGTGATTCCCCAATGGTTGGGGCGCAGCCTCTATTGGGTCGGAGTGCCCATTCAAATTTTTGCTTTGGTGCGGCAAACCAACTTCGCGGGGTTAATTTGGTTGGCACCGCTGCTGGCCTTTGTGGCGCTGATTGTCGGCTATATCCTTGCCCAAGGACTTTACTATTGGCAGCAACGCTACTTTCAACCCCAGTGGCTGCAATACACCCCCCCCTTCCTGACAAGTACAGTTCCCGAAGGAGAAAGTCGCCGCTTTCAGGGGAGCTATCTGATTGCCAGCATTCTCGGCAATACGGGCTTTGTCGGTTTGGGGGTCACGATTCCTCTCCTGAGTGCCACGGCATTGCCCTGGGCGGCCTTCTATGCCATTACCCAAAATGCCCTCGGCACCTATGGATTGGGTTCATTTCTCGGTCAGTACTACGGTAAGGGCAATGATCAACCTTGGTGGCGCGCCCTCGGGGTGATTCCAACGGTACCGACGCTTTGGGCCTCCATGGCCGGCTTTGCTACCCATGATCTTTCCTTGCCAGATGCAATCGAAAGGTTGTGTGAGATAGATATTCACTTGGTGATTCCCTTTGCCTTTGTTCTCACTGGAATTCGTTTGAGTCGGCTCCCCGGCTGGCAAAGTTTTCGTATGGGGTTGCTGCCTATGTTAGTGAAGACGTTGTTGCTGCCATTGACGATGATGGCGATCGCCTATGGTTTGGGCTTGCGGGGCGATACGTTGCTGGCGATCGCGATTATGACTGGTACGCCCACCGCCTTTGCCGCGCTAATTTTGGCAGAGGAATACGAACTCAATACCGAACTGCCACCGGCGGTGATTGCCCTGAGTACCCTGAGCTTTGTGGTGGTGTTACCGCTGTGGGTGTTCCTGTGCCGCCAAGTTTTAACATAA
- a CDS encoding type IV pilus twitching motility protein PilT has translation MTNPQSPPPPPPRVPNSPPMPPPRPPMGGGVPPLPPQPGMAPPRPAAPPPPPQGMPPQPGMPPRPMPPQPGMPPRPMPPQPGMPQQGVPTQPMPTPAARISGPTMEQLVREAFEHGYSDIHVGVGEAPRFRDRGRLEITNYPVTDEETFNYWLNELLTPQQIEQFRTHLEYDGAYQYEGLCRVRINIFVALKGPAMVLRLIPVKILTLEQLNLPPVFKDLCHYHKGLILVTGPTGSGKSTTLAAMVDYINTEMPKHIISIEDPIEFVHQSRRALIRQREVGIHTLKFDNALKASLREDPDIILIGEMRDRETVNTALKAAQTGHLVFGTLHTNSAVKTIERILNLYNPDEQGPMRMQVAESLVAVIAQALVRTTDGKRAAIHEIMINTDAIKDYILRGEVEEIEAIIPQCTYDGMCTMNQCLYELYEAGRIDEETAIENSPKPNEMAQILRGRV, from the coding sequence ATGACGAATCCCCAAAGTCCTCCGCCGCCACCGCCGCGTGTTCCCAATTCACCCCCGATGCCGCCGCCCCGGCCGCCAATGGGTGGGGGTGTTCCACCGCTGCCTCCCCAACCGGGAATGGCGCCTCCCCGTCCTGCTGCCCCCCCACCGCCTCCCCAAGGGATGCCCCCACAGCCCGGCATGCCGCCTCGACCCATGCCACCACAACCGGGGATGCCGCCACGACCAATGCCGCCGCAGCCGGGAATGCCCCAACAGGGGGTACCGACCCAACCGATGCCGACACCAGCCGCGCGGATCTCTGGCCCGACAATGGAACAACTGGTGCGGGAGGCTTTTGAGCACGGCTATTCTGATATTCATGTTGGGGTTGGCGAAGCGCCGCGCTTTCGCGATCGCGGACGTTTAGAAATTACCAACTATCCCGTTACTGATGAGGAAACCTTTAACTACTGGCTGAATGAACTGCTGACCCCCCAACAAATTGAGCAGTTTCGCACCCACCTTGAATACGATGGTGCCTATCAGTACGAGGGTCTGTGCCGTGTGCGGATCAACATCTTTGTCGCCCTCAAAGGCCCCGCCATGGTGCTGCGCTTGATTCCGGTGAAGATTCTGACCCTAGAGCAGTTGAATTTGCCGCCGGTCTTCAAGGATCTCTGCCACTACCACAAGGGTCTGATTCTGGTGACAGGGCCAACGGGTTCCGGGAAATCCACCACCCTTGCGGCAATGGTGGACTATATCAATACCGAAATGCCGAAGCACATTATCTCCATTGAAGACCCGATTGAGTTTGTGCACCAAAGTCGCCGTGCCCTGATCCGCCAGCGGGAGGTGGGTATCCATACGCTGAAGTTTGACAATGCTCTGAAGGCGTCGTTGCGGGAAGACCCCGATATTATTCTGATTGGGGAGATGCGCGATCGCGAGACAGTGAATACAGCCCTAAAAGCAGCGCAAACGGGTCACTTGGTCTTTGGTACATTGCACACCAACAGTGCCGTGAAAACGATTGAGCGGATCCTCAACCTCTACAACCCCGATGAACAGGGACCGATGCGGATGCAGGTGGCGGAGTCGCTGGTGGCAGTCATTGCCCAAGCCCTTGTGCGTACGACGGATGGTAAGCGGGCGGCAATTCACGAGATCATGATCAACACCGATGCCATCAAGGACTACATTTTGCGGGGTGAAGTGGAGGAAATTGAGGCAATTATTCCGCAGTGTACCTACGACGGTATGTGCACGATGAACCAATGCCTCTACGAACTCTATGAGGCGGGGCGCATTGATGAGGAAACCGCCATCGAAAACTCCCCCAAACCCAACGAAATGGCGCAAATTCTACGGGGTCGTGTCTAG
- a CDS encoding circadian clock KaiB family protein produces MVGLKPVLYKGLALFTPGEDVVFCRDPSKQGHWHQSLCQALQQLLDLEEPPLFLSPCYTAAVDYWFDEEQQCLRVAAEVYPLAWPHRPLLNALFAPAHQPTLPWQLVQDPQHPCDVQALEAYRSSFPQLWEPHQLIYDLQEATPLSSFAPRPSEPDRYVFRLYVRGETHATEVALKNLHDLLSRSLKVPYTLKVVDVTKQPDLAEEDQVQATPTLVRVYPQPVRRLVGHLDNRDRLQRLLSP; encoded by the coding sequence ATGGTTGGCCTCAAGCCTGTCTTATACAAGGGGTTGGCCCTCTTTACACCGGGGGAGGATGTGGTCTTTTGCCGTGACCCATCAAAACAGGGGCATTGGCATCAGTCGCTTTGTCAAGCCCTGCAACAACTGTTGGATTTGGAGGAGCCGCCCCTTTTCCTATCCCCCTGCTACACAGCGGCGGTAGATTACTGGTTTGATGAGGAGCAGCAATGCCTGCGAGTGGCGGCGGAGGTCTATCCCTTGGCATGGCCCCATCGTCCCCTATTGAATGCCCTCTTTGCCCCTGCTCATCAGCCCACATTGCCGTGGCAGTTGGTACAGGATCCGCAGCATCCCTGCGATGTCCAAGCCCTAGAGGCCTACCGCAGCAGCTTTCCCCAACTGTGGGAGCCTCACCAACTGATCTATGATTTGCAGGAAGCCACCCCCCTGAGCAGTTTTGCACCGCGTCCTTCGGAACCCGATCGCTATGTCTTTCGCCTCTATGTGCGTGGAGAAACCCATGCCACGGAAGTTGCCCTCAAAAACCTCCATGACTTGCTGAGTCGCTCCCTCAAGGTGCCCTATACGCTCAAAGTGGTGGATGTCACCAAGCAACCCGATCTGGCGGAGGAGGATCAAGTGCAGGCCACGCCAACATTGGTGCGGGTCTATCCCCAGCCGGTGCGCCGCCTTGTGGGACACTTGGATAATCGCGATCGCCTGCAACGTTTATTAAGCCCTTAG
- a CDS encoding FAD-binding domain-containing protein: protein MTNSAKDLLAAAAVERMAGTRDAYVPYLRQVFADVVGADDAVSETRGGLGAAQERLAKIQPLRYGKSRNFLAGAVTGLSAYLRHGVISLATVRDRLREVVAHPHQAEALLQQLAWRDYWQRLYARWGDRLWQDIEPYKTGWQAADYQTDLPPALIAAETGLACMDAFSDDLQRMGYLHNHARLWLAAYVVHWCRVRWQAGATWFLQHLLDGDPASNNLSWQWVASTFSHKPYFFNRQNLERYSDGRYCRQCAMGDRCPFDATYEELAARLFPHKE from the coding sequence ATGACAAATTCTGCTAAAGATCTGCTCGCGGCTGCTGCTGTGGAGCGAATGGCGGGAACTCGTGATGCCTATGTGCCCTATCTGCGCCAAGTCTTTGCCGATGTGGTGGGGGCGGATGACGCGGTCAGTGAAACCCGTGGTGGCTTAGGAGCAGCCCAAGAGCGTTTGGCCAAGATACAGCCTCTACGGTATGGCAAGAGTCGCAACTTTTTGGCGGGGGCAGTAACGGGGCTTTCGGCCTATTTGCGCCATGGGGTGATTAGTTTGGCAACTGTGCGCGATCGCCTGCGGGAAGTGGTAGCTCATCCCCATCAAGCGGAAGCCTTACTCCAACAACTGGCGTGGCGAGACTATTGGCAGCGCCTCTATGCCCGCTGGGGCGATCGCCTGTGGCAGGACATCGAACCCTATAAAACGGGTTGGCAAGCAGCCGATTATCAAACCGACTTACCTCCTGCACTCATCGCAGCGGAAACGGGACTGGCCTGTATGGATGCCTTTAGTGACGACCTACAACGAATGGGCTACTTGCATAACCATGCGCGGTTATGGTTGGCGGCCTATGTGGTGCATTGGTGTCGGGTGCGCTGGCAGGCGGGAGCCACTTGGTTTTTGCAGCATCTCCTCGATGGCGATCCGGCAAGTAATAACCTCTCGTGGCAGTGGGTGGCCAGTACCTTTAGCCACAAGCCCTACTTTTTTAACCGCCAAAACCTCGAACGCTATAGCGATGGCAGATACTGTCGCCAGTGTGCGATGGGCGATCGCTGTCCCTTTGATGCCACCTACGAGGAATTGGCAGCCCGCCTTTTCCCCCACAAGGAATAG
- a CDS encoding ATP-binding protein → MTPPFTTVSLTLTSDLTQLEALLAWFNQYRPTTLPIEEWLKLELALAEGFTNAVRHAHRDRASDTPIRIDLSLADTVIELRIWDQGDPFDLMAKLATLPSQIALDAEGGRGLRLLATIMDELDYQRVGNTGNCLILRKTVKPTPQ, encoded by the coding sequence ATGACGCCTCCCTTCACCACGGTTTCCCTAACCCTGACCAGTGACCTGACCCAACTGGAGGCTCTCTTGGCATGGTTCAATCAATATCGCCCCACGACGCTGCCCATCGAAGAGTGGTTGAAATTGGAACTCGCCCTTGCCGAGGGGTTTACCAATGCTGTGCGCCATGCCCATCGCGATCGCGCCAGCGATACCCCCATTCGCATTGATCTCTCCCTTGCAGACACTGTGATTGAATTGCGCATTTGGGATCAAGGGGATCCCTTTGATTTGATGGCCAAACTGGCAACACTCCCCAGCCAAATTGCCCTCGATGCCGAAGGGGGACGCGGCCTACGCCTCTTGGCAACCATCATGGATGAATTGGACTATCAGCGCGTGGGCAATACGGGTAACTGTTTGATTCTGCGCAAAACCGTGAAGCCGACTCCCCAATAA